One segment of Apus apus isolate bApuApu2 chromosome 1, bApuApu2.pri.cur, whole genome shotgun sequence DNA contains the following:
- the CCDC71L gene encoding coiled-coil domain-containing protein 71L, giving the protein MTRSRKQAALEREAGKMNPDAGSAAPGAAGARAAVSGAAAGAPAAWGLEGEEEKVVYSRSQVSFAGTKALGDALKLLMPKSTEFMSSDSELWNFLCSLKHEFSPVILRSKDVYGYASCRAVVPDPPPPSSERPRRLAGKRRLPAASAQRRAAPADGSARRRRRRRRRRGRARPRPAPGGPRGAGEGAAAPASRPPGGEADSERGRPAEGAGWEPFDGKSLEEIWKAATPRLTTFPTIRLRGSVRSRRSLAAARRQAQRILGVDLSPVVRVRRFPVALS; this is encoded by the coding sequence ATGACCCGCAGCAGGAAGCAGGCGGCGCTGGAGAGAGAAGCCGGGAAGATGAACCCAGACGCGGGGAGCGCCGCGCCGGGGGCCGCGGGAGCCCGGGCGGCGGTGTCGGGGGCAGCCGCGGGGGCGCCCGCCGCCtgggggctggaaggggaggaggaaaaagttgTGTACTCGCGCTCGCAGGTCTCCTTCGCCGGCACCAAGGCGCTGGGCGACGCCCTCAAGCTCTTGATGCCCAAGTCCACGGAGTTTATGAGCTCCGACTCGGAGCTGTGGAACTTCCTCTGCAGCCTCAAGCACGAGTTCTCCCCGGTCATCCTCCGCAGCAAGGACGTCTACGGCTACGCCTCCTGCCGCGCCGTCGTCCCCGACCCGCCGCCGCCCTCCTCggagcggccccgccgcctGGCCGGCAAGCGGCGCCTCCCGGCCGCCAGCGCCCAGCGCCGGGCCGCGCCCGCGGACGGCAGCGccaggcggcggcggcggcggcgccgcaGGAGGGGACGAGCGAGGCCGCGACCGGCGCCCGGCGGCCCCCGCGGcgctggggagggggcggcggcgCCGGCGTCGCGGCCGCCGGGCGGGGAGGCGGACAGCGAGCGGGGCCGCCCGGCGGAGGGGGCCGGCTGGGAGCCCTTCGACGGCAAGTCGCTGGAGGAGATCTGGAAGGCGGCCACCCCCCGCCTCACCACCTTCCCCACCATCCGGCTGCGGGGCAGCGTCCGGAGCCGGCGGAGCCTGGCAGCGGCGCGGCGCCAGGCGCAGCGGATCCTCGGCGTGGACCTGTCCCCCGTGGTGCGGGTTCGCCGCTTCCCCGTGGCGCTGTCCTGA